Below is a genomic region from Carassius auratus strain Wakin chromosome 2, ASM336829v1, whole genome shotgun sequence.
GTCtaaagatgatctgagccaattttggtGGAAATCAGATAAACCATCTAGGACGAgttcaaaaataattcaaattttttttaaatctcgaCCTGTAGCAATTTTAGTTTTGGAATCAAGGAAAAAGATAATTTTGTTTCTAAACTCTATGGTTCAAAAGTAATTGGCATAAACATGAGTGCAAATTTGAAcggttggtggcgctagagcgtTTGAGTTAGAGACACCAAACTTGCTATGGTTAATGTTGAGTTATGGCTAAAGatgtgtgccaaatttcacaactttccTGCAAGAGATTCTTGGACTGCCATGGACACTCAACAGAGGAAGaagaaaacacacagacacattaggTACCTACAATCAAATAAATTGCACACTAATGTTTAAACAAaagattgattttattaaaacccCTCTTTCCCTgtcagctgcttttttttttttaccatcacctttattattattttttaagttgccAGCCAACGCCaacattttcaataattttcacaaaaaatgtatGGCCTCCAGAATATTTTGTTGAATCAATATCTGAACATTCAACACTTCAAATAAGCTACAATAACAAATAAGCTTTTATTcaagcttcatgcattcttttttatcaacacttaGATGtaggtaagtttcataaaaatttaacattttgatcAAAAAGCTGAGAAAGTCATGTTTTTGTCAAAAACTACATCCAGATGGGATTCAGACGCTGATCAAGACAGATCGATGTCCTCCATCAACACCCCAAAGCCCCAGTCCTAAACCAGTTCCTGCGTCAACATTTCATTCGTTAGTGTTTgatgattgtatttattttataagttgtaaaaacaatagtttttacattttagggaATGTCTGTTACTAATATAATCAATTTTATATCAATGCTAGTCCACAATCcaacatgaataaaaaacatCCCTTTAAACATTGTGGTATCGCACAACCATACAAGTTTACTAAACTAATATTGTGACCTCTTTTAAGCGTTCTATGCAGAATTTGCATCAAATTACTGTTTATTTggagacaatatatatatattttttacaccatttacatttattttggctTCTTCTGACAGTTCCTTTTTTTATGAGCCAACAGAAAAATTGAAGTGTTGAAACTCATCCCACATGAAGCGCATCTGTACAGTTCTTGTGTTTGTGAGGAATCCTCGTCTGTGTGGATCTGTTGCTGCTGTTTCAAGCGGCTCGCTCTCACACAGCCATTTACACCTGCATGCATTTTCTGGTGTGACTTCAGATTGCAGAGCCATTTAAAATCCTTTCCACACAAAGAACACTCATAAGTTCTCTCGTCAGCGTGGCTTTTCATGTGCATCTCTAAGTGAGActgcaaaataaactttttactaCAGTGATCGCAGTTAAACAGGCGTCCTCCAGGGTGAATGCGCAGATGGTTGAAGAAGTTGATCTTGTCTGCAAACGTCTTGCCACACTCCGAACACTGCAGGACGTCTCCACAGTAAAGTTGCAAATGCCTTTTCAGCTGTTTGTGTTGAgcgaaactctttccacactggaGACAGGTGTAAGGCGTCTCTCCCGTGTGAAGGCGTATGTGACACCGCAGATTTCCTCTGTGtgagaaactcttcccacactgaggGCAGGTGAACGGTCGCTCTCCGGTGTGCGTTCTCATGTGGATACGAAGGTGTCCTTGTCTCTGGAAACTTTTCCCGCACTGCTGGCAGCTAAGTGAGATCTCTCCTGTATGGATTCTGTTGTGGCTATGAAAGTGTCTTTCCCAcgagaaactctttccacattgatgACAAGAGAAAGAACTCTTAGATCTTGTTTTCTGAGTTCCTCTTTCCGAGCAATTCTTTTCTGTCTCTGAGCAACTAAGGGATTTTTCTCCTCTTGTGAAATCATGGTCTTCTTGGCTTTCCTCTTTCGGCGGCATCGGGTctaaaatcaacaaaataaatgttcaaaaagaatgggaaaaaaaaactgGGAATCATTTTTAATGCCACAAAGCATCAGCCATTAAATAACTTAAAGCTAATTAAGTAATTCTGATGTCAGTGGTATCAGATAGCTGTTTATATGAGTGTAAAGATTGtcataaatataaatttctttaTAGAGAGAATCGGTGTAATGAGAATAGAAACCCACCTATTTTCTTCTCCGTATCTTCATCTTTGACTCTCCATGGGTCTGGAATTCTTATTTCTTCACTTTCTTCTTTAACAAACTCCATGTTTACCACATTATGTAATGTTTAGGAGCATGAGAATAAAGAACTGGGgggaaataattaattaaaaaagataaaCACAAGGTAAGGTTATGTTGCACTAGTCACAGACAACACTCCACCTTAATCACTGTGGGGTAAAAAAATcgatgtaaatacatttaatactgATGGATTTCATTTCACACAGTCGAATCCCAGCACACACTGGCGCAGCATTATGACGTCACACGccccaaaataaaagtcttgttcAAACGCTGTTTCCACATTACATATACGTCACAGGATAAttttatttggtgtaattaatATTTGTGAACATACGCTACCAAGCGGGATTCCACTCAGCATATTCTAATGCGATTTAAAACGTTAAAAGCAACAGTGGTGCAATGAAAGTAGAATGATTGTACTGCTGTTAtgtataaatgattaataaagcGCATCCACACACAAgtaacagaaatatttataattctgcttttatttatttcaggtaaTTATTCTCATCACGTGACACAGTGATATAGCAGAGATATATGTAACATGATATTATAAACATGGAGCTAATTAGAGAAGAGGGTGAAGGAATAAGTGAATCCAGGCATTAAGGAGCAATCAGGTCTAGCTCCTGTAACAGCACATTCTTCATGAAACTATACTGagaaagatggagtttattaaagaagAGAGTGAAGACACAAGTGATCCAGAAGAATCCAAAATAAAGGAGGAGGAGCAACAAACAGGTTTGATTCATCATCAGTAATGACTTCTGTAGATGTCAATCagggctcagccaatcagaatcaaggagtgGAACTCTCCGCTTTATAAGATTAATAGTTTCTCTTTTCTTTACAGGAAAAGCTTGCTCAGCTGGAGGAGGAGATGGGAAGTCCGGCACTGAAGCTCGTTCAGGAGGTGGAGGCCCGCTGGAACACCACCTTTCAGATGCTGCACCGTCTGGTGGAGCTCAGAGAGCCTGTGGGGGCAGTTTTAGCCAGTCTGACCGCTGGGACACCCCCACTGAGCCCGGACGAATTTACCTCcgtcagcctctcattgctctcaAAGCGATGGGATTTTTAACTCCTACAAAAGCCAAGGAGGCCATAAAAAGACTCACATCAGAGTGTGCTGCCATGGTAACCACACCATCAGCATCACAGGGGGCTGAACTTGTAACCCCAGGTAATGCAGTTTTTGGTTTTTGAGCTCATTCTGGATTAATAATGTCACTCACTAACAAGGTCTTTGTATACCTGTCAGGTAACA
It encodes:
- the LOC113039547 gene encoding gastrula zinc finger protein XlCGF8.2DB — encoded protein: MEFVKEESEEIRIPDPWRVKDEDTEKKIDPMPPKEESQEDHDFTRGEKSLSCSETEKNCSERGTQKTRSKSSFSCHQCGKSFSWERHFHSHNRIHTGEISLSCQQCGKSFQRQGHLRIHMRTHTGERPFTCPQCGKSFSHRGNLRCHIRLHTGETPYTCLQCGKSFAQHKQLKRHLQLYCGDVLQCSECGKTFADKINFFNHLRIHPGGRLFNCDHCSKKFILQSHLEMHMKSHADERTYECSLCGKDFKWLCNLKSHQKMHAGVNGCVRASRLKQQQQIHTDEDSSQTQELYRCASCGMSFNTSIFLLAHKKRNCQKKPK